The DNA segment TTGCAGCTTGCGAAAGAATACCAGTTTGCCATAATAGAAGATGATTATGATTATGATTTTCAGTTTGAAGGCGTGGCAATGCAACCAATGGCAAGTGCAAATGCCGATGGAATGGTAATCTATTTGGGAAAGCTTGGACAATCATTATTTCCAAGTTTCCAAACAGGCTTTGTAGTCGCCCCTGAAAATTTAATTTCAGAAGCCAAAAACTATTTGCAAATGCTGGATCGGCAAGGCGATTTAATCCGGGAACAAATGTTGTCCGAATTGATTTATGAAGGCGAAATTCATCGATTACTCAAAAAAAACATCCTAGTTTATAAGCGGAGACGCGATTTTTTGTGCCTATGTTTGGAAGAAAATTTCAAAGACACTATCCGTTTTAAAAAGCCAACGGGTGGTTTGGCATTATGGTTAGAGTTTATTACTGAGATTCCTTTGGTCCAACTTTCAGAGCAAGCATTAAAACACGATTTGTTTTTACCCAAAACCATTCTTTATCAAGACAAAGACACTTGTGCGATCCGTTTGGGTTTTGGTCATTTGAATGAAGAAGAAATAGAAATTCTGGTAAAGAAATTGAGACAGACTTATGATGTGGTGACTAGTCCTAAATAATCAAAACACATTAGCACACAAATTTAAATAAACGAAGCAGCCGGAATAAAATTATTGTTTATATATGTTTTTTTATTGTTTATCAATAATTTTTATATATTTGTATTGAACTTTAAACTTTGATTATGAAAAAATTAAACATTTTAAAAACGATATTAGATATTTTTTGGTTCTTTTCAATAATAGCCTGTATTCCAGTGATAATCATTTTAACAATGTATTTATTCGAATCAGTACCAGATATGTCCATAAATTTTAAGGGACATAAAATTATCAATCATAACGCTTTAAATAAAACTATTGTAGCAATAAATACGATAAGTAGCTTTATATTTCTTTATAGTATTTACACTCTCAGAAAAGTTGTTATTTTATTTAAAAAAAGAGAAGTATTCAATCCAAAAATACCACAAATGTTGAATTTAATTGGTATTTCTGTTTTAACTTCTTCAACTATAAGTAGTGTTTGTTTTCTTATCTATCAAAGAGTGGAAGGAAAAAATCCGGGTTTATCTCTTGATTTTGGGGGTTATGATTCTTTCTTGATTTCAGTTAGCATTGGATTGTTTTTTATGGTCCTAAGCACCATTTTTAAGATTATCTACTCCATAAAAGAAGAAAATGACTTAACAGTATAAATTATGCCAATCATTGTAAACCTTGACGTAATGCTTGCCAAAAGAAAAATGCGTTCGAATGAATTGGCGGATCGAATGGGAATCACCACTGCCAACCTTTCTATTTTGAAAACCGGAAAAGCAAAGGCAATTCGGTTTTCAACTTTAGAATTAATTTGCGAAATTCTTGAATGCCAACCCGGAGATATTATGGAGTTTGTAAAAGAGGAATAAAATCAATAGATTGCTTCATTCCTCAGCAATGACAGAAAACAAAAAAGCCAAACATTACTGTTTGGCTTTAATTTTTATATTGAAATTGTCTTAGTCGGCTAAAACAATTACTTTATTGTCTTTCATTTCGATAGTTCCAGAATTGATAGCTAACGTGTAGTTTTGATCGTTTACTTTCGTAAACAACCCTTCTGATTCGCTACTAAAATTGAAACTTGGAGCTGTAATTTTTACAAGCCCTTTTTGAAGTAATGAAACTATTGGCGCGTGATTATTCAACATTTGAAAGTGTCCGTCAACTCCTGGAAGTGAAATGGAAGTTACTTCTCCTGAAAATAATTTTGCTTCTGGTGATACTATTTCTAAAATCATCTTTTTTTAGTTAGAAGATGGGAGAGGGAAGAGGGAAGATGGGAGAGGGAAGATTGAAGAGGAAAATGAAGAATTTACTTCTAACTTCCGACTTCTAGCTTCTGACTTCTAACTTCTAGCTTCTGACTTCCAACTTAATTATGCTTCTGCCAACATTTTTTCTCCAGCTTCGATAGCGTCTTCAATGGTTCCTTTAAGGTTGAAAGCTGCTTCTGGCAAGTGGTCTAATTCTCCATCGATAATCATGTTGAATCCTTTGATGGTATCTTTAATGTCAACCAAAACTCCAGGAATACCTGTAAATTGTTCTGCTACGTGAAAAGGTTGTGACAAGAAACGTTGTACACGTCTAGCTCTTGATACAGCCAATTTATCATCTTCTGAAAGTTCTTCCATACCAAGAATCGCGATAATATCTTGCAATTGTTTGTATTTTTGAAGAATTTCTTTTACTCTTTGTGCACAGTCATAATGCTCATCCCCAATAATTTGTGGAGTCAAGATTCTAGAAGTAGAATCTAGTGGATCTACCGCTGGGTAAATACCTAACTCAGCAATTTTACGAGACAATACTGTTGTTGCATCAAGGTGGGCAAATGTTGTTGCTGGCGCCGGGTCAGTTAAGTCATCCGCAGGAACGTAAACCGCTTGTACAGATGTAATAGATCCTTTGTTTGTAGATGTGATACGCTCTTGCATAGCCCCCATCTCGGTTGCCAATGTTGGTTGGTAACCTACCGCAGATGGCATACGACCCAAAAGTGCCGATACCTCAGAACCTGCTTGTGTAAAACGGAAGATGTTATCAACGAAGAACAATACATCTTTTCCTTGATCTGAACCTGCTCCATCACGGAAATATTCAGCAATTGACAATCCTGAAAGTGCCACACGAGCACGAGCTCCAGGAGGCTCGTTCATTTGTCCGAAAACGAAAGTAGCTTTAGACTCTCTCATTCCTGGCATATCTACTTTAGACAAATCCCATCCTCCATTTTCCATAGAGTGCATGAATTCCTCACCGTATTTAATAATTCCTGACTCCAACATCTCGCGAAGCAAGTCATTTCCTTCACGTGTTCTTTCTCCTACTCCTGCGAATACTGAAAGTCCACCGTGACCTTTTGCAATATTGTTGATCAACTCTTGAATCAATACTGTTTTACCAACACCGGCACCACCGAACA comes from the Flavobacterium limnophilum genome and includes:
- a CDS encoding helix-turn-helix domain-containing protein; amino-acid sequence: MPIIVNLDVMLAKRKMRSNELADRMGITTANLSILKTGKAKAIRFSTLELICEILECQPGDIMEFVKEE
- a CDS encoding DUF2975 domain-containing protein; translation: MKKLNILKTILDIFWFFSIIACIPVIIILTMYLFESVPDMSINFKGHKIINHNALNKTIVAINTISSFIFLYSIYTLRKVVILFKKREVFNPKIPQMLNLIGISVLTSSTISSVCFLIYQRVEGKNPGLSLDFGGYDSFLISVSIGLFFMVLSTIFKIIYSIKEENDLTV
- a CDS encoding F0F1 ATP synthase subunit epsilon, whose product is MILEIVSPEAKLFSGEVTSISLPGVDGHFQMLNNHAPIVSLLQKGLVKITAPSFNFSSESEGLFTKVNDQNYTLAINSGTIEMKDNKVIVLAD
- the atpD gene encoding F0F1 ATP synthase subunit beta codes for the protein MSKVIGKVAQIIGPVVDVVFNGKDVELPKIYDSLEITKKDGTLLVLEVQSHIGENTVRTISMDSTDGLSRGYEVVGTGNPIKMPIGADVYGRLFNVIGDAIDGLGNLPKDGENGMSIHRQAPKFEDLSTSSEVLFTGIKVIDLIEPYSKGGKIGLFGGAGVGKTVLIQELINNIAKGHGGLSVFAGVGERTREGNDLLREMLESGIIKYGEEFMHSMENGGWDLSKVDMPGMRESKATFVFGQMNEPPGARARVALSGLSIAEYFRDGAGSDQGKDVLFFVDNIFRFTQAGSEVSALLGRMPSAVGYQPTLATEMGAMQERITSTNKGSITSVQAVYVPADDLTDPAPATTFAHLDATTVLSRKIAELGIYPAVDPLDSTSRILTPQIIGDEHYDCAQRVKEILQKYKQLQDIIAILGMEELSEDDKLAVSRARRVQRFLSQPFHVAEQFTGIPGVLVDIKDTIKGFNMIIDGELDHLPEAAFNLKGTIEDAIEAGEKMLAEA